One genomic segment of Gottschalkia acidurici 9a includes these proteins:
- the rpsD gene encoding 30S ribosomal protein S4, giving the protein MANMKGPRFKLCRRLGLNVIGHPKAMDRAGRGTSRADKKLSNYGEQLLEKQRLRAYYGVMEKQMKKYADRAMKAPGISGEELVKLLECRLDNMVYRMGFASSIRQARQMVNHGHILVNGSKVDRPSFEVKPGDEISMKEKSKKIDLFKENFESNLNTLSYIEKDKEDLKARLLSIPDRNDIPIIINDYLIIEYYSK; this is encoded by the coding sequence ATGGCAAACATGAAAGGACCACGTTTTAAGCTATGTAGAAGGCTAGGACTAAATGTAATTGGACACCCAAAAGCAATGGATCGTGCAGGAAGAGGAACTAGTAGAGCAGATAAAAAGTTATCAAATTACGGAGAGCAGCTTTTAGAAAAGCAGAGACTAAGAGCATATTATGGAGTCATGGAAAAACAGATGAAAAAATATGCAGATAGAGCTATGAAAGCTCCTGGAATATCAGGTGAAGAGTTAGTTAAATTGTTAGAATGTAGACTAGATAATATGGTTTACAGAATGGGGTTCGCCTCATCTATCCGTCAAGCTAGACAGATGGTAAATCATGGACATATACTTGTAAACGGATCAAAAGTAGACAGACCATCATTTGAGGTAAAGCCAGGTGACGAGATAAGCATGAAAGAGAAGTCTAAGAAAATAGATTTATTCAAAGAAAACTTTGAAAGCAACCTAAATACTTTATCTTATATAGAAAAGGATAAAGAAGATTTAAAAGCCAGACTTTTATCTATACCTGATAGAAACGACATTCCTATAATTATAAATGACTACTTAATTATTGAGTATTATTCTAAGTAG